A segment of the Candidatus Zixiibacteriota bacterium genome:
CCCCACCTATCCGGCGATCGATTTCTGGGGCCACGACTCGATTTTCTACGGGACTGAAGTCGGCCCGACTCAGGAGAGCGGCGGCGGCAGGGTGTACCTGACCGAGATCCCCAACGCCACGAACGGTACGATCTGGTCTCAGTCGTACTGGAACTGGAACACGTACGGATGGAACACTGCTCGTGCCGCCGACGTCGCTTGCGATACGTCGGGCGAATTCAACCAGCGTCCCGGCGAGTATGCCTTCGGCATCGTCTCCTGGGTTGCCAATACCACATACCCCACGCCAGATCTGCTCGCGGCGCCTCATATTCTTTACGAAATAGACACAACTATTGCCGGTTACGCCACGATCAGTTGGTATTCAGTGAGCGGTTGCAAGACTACCGCCGTAGATATCGACAAGGTCACCACGCTGTTATACGCGGTGTACGACCGGCTAAACGACACAACCAATTTGTGGGAACTGCTTATTAGACGCGACCTGTTCTCTAATTTCAACGACGAGACACAAAGCGGCATGGTGATGTATGAAATGGGAGTGGACACCAGCGTTACCAACCCTGCAGTAGCCGCACACGGCGGACAGATCGCAATTGTTACGGAACTTGGGACCACGGCTGCGCCGAATGACCATGATATTATCTGCTGGCACCACACCGGAAGCTTTTACGATAGCCTCGAAACCAGTATTGTGGCTGCGACGGCGGCTGACGAGCGGTACCCGCGCATTTCACATGTGGGAGGTAATAAATTCGCCTGCACGTACATTTCCGGTAACCAGCTCTATCTTTCGACGAGTTGCGACGGCGGAGCAACCTGGAGCATGCCGGCGGTTGTCAGCGGCGCCGATATTGTCGTGCCTGAATACCATGCATCCGATATAGGCGAACAAGGACAGAAGGTGATCTGGGAATACTACTCCAACCTGCCGACCGACAGCGCCATCAGCCTGCACTTTGCCGAGACGAACATTGCATTCGACACCGACGGTGATTGCGTAGATGACCCGTCCGACAACTGCCCTGCCATGGCGAATCCCTTACAAGAGGATGGGGATGCCGACGGTGTCGGCGATCTGTGCGACAACTGCCCAGTGGACCCGAATCCAAATCAGGCCGACACCGATCAGGATGGGATCGGTGACGTTTGCGATGGCTGCTGCCTGGTGCTAACGGGCAATGTCGACGGTGACACCGGTGACCTGGTCGACATTTCCGACCTCTCGGCCATGGTGGACTACCTGTTCTTCAGTGGCTCTATTTCAAGCTGCTTCGAGGAAAACGATGTCGATAAATCGGCGAGCGTAGACATTTCCGACTTGTCGGTCTTAGTGGATTTTCTGTTCTTCTCAGGGGCACTGCCGACCTGTCCGTGATGTTGACTTAGGATAAAAGGGACCGCAGATCCCTCAGATTGGCTGGCTGCTCCCAAACGGGGCAGCCAGCTTTTGTTTTTTGGCCCAAGGGTTTAGCGGCTTTTGGGACGGGAGGTCAGAGATCAGATGAGTGCCAACCAACGCGTACGGAGCCGGTGATGTGTCGCCCGCCCAGCCCATTTCCGGCCACGCCGAGCAGGCTTGGCCGGGGCCAAAAAAAACTCAGCAAATACTTGACAGTTGAAGCAGTTTATGACATTATACCGGCGAGGACAATTGGGACACAAAGCTCAGCCGGATAACGATCGTGGACCCGTCGGCGAAACAGGCTGCGCGAAGTTGTGTACCCGTTAGTTAAATATGGGAGGTTACGTTCGGGCGAAGACGGGAGTCGCGAAGTCGACACGAAATAGCGCAGGTGAGCAGGATTCACGTATGGGGGAATTTGCCTAGGATGCCTATCGACCCACACCCCCTGAAGCGCTGAGATCGCACGAATAAGATTGACTGAGCAGTAGACAATAGCTAAATATCCCCTCACGAGGGCGCAACCCACGTGATATGATGAAGGGGCTGGCGGAGTGTTTACCACTCACCTCCTTACTTGTTATCCCTCCCTCCCCCCGAGTAAGGCAGGCGCCAGCCCCGCCTTTTTATCTTCGAGATCCTGATTCCGATTTCACCCAACGTGCGTGAAATTCCAGGCGCATTGCTTTCGACGGCGAGGGAGAAATTGCTTCGCATAATTCACGATAGTCCGGAATTTCACAAGCCGGATGCTAACCGCTACGGGCGGGTCCCCGGGTTCATATCATACGATGAGGCGCTGGGGAACTCATCTCCCCTTCCGGCATCTCATACGGTCCGGCACTAAATCTCAAACGCAGACTGTTTGGGTCCCTGCACGACCTTTTACTGGCATCTCATCGGAAGAGGCCGTATACTTAGACTGTCTAACGGGCAGCGATACAGTAAGCAGGCTGTGACACCAAAGCAACGAACAGACAGGGGACTTCGACAACCTTCTTCCGCCGGTCATCCCGGTATGAGCAGGTTTCTCATCGGCACGCTTCTACTCCTCGGTGCATTAACAGCGTCGGGACTGCTGACGGCAAGACATATCTGGGCCCTGGCGGTCGCTGGGTGCGGTTCTGATGGTGGCTGCGACTGGGCTGTCAGAGGACCGTACAGCAAGGTCCTCGGTGTACCAGTTGCACATCTTGGGTTGGCCTACTTTGCGGCTATCCTGTACTTGTGGTTCGATCGACGCCGCATGGATGCCGGCGGTGTAGTTCGGTGGGTGGCACGGGGAGGCGTAGCTGTCTCACTGGCCTTCATCGGGATCATGTTTCTCGCCGGCCGCTGGTGCCCGTGGTGCCTGGTTGTGCATGCGGCGAATGTGGGGTGGTGGCTCCTGATAGAGATTGGCGAGCGGGGACGTGATTCGGCACGTCCGACATCACGCCTGGCGATGGGGCTGGCGGCACTTCTTTTCGCGCTCACCATTGCCACAACTCAGGCTCTGTATTTCAGAGAACAGATGGCATCGCAATCAGCGGCTCATCGTGCGGCGCTTGAGTCAATCGCACGGATGAGCCAGCCTCTCTCCCAGACTCCAGTTGATTCGGTAGATCGTCCGGCTGCTGTGGTCACCGACACGACCACAAGTCACCAAACAACCAAGACCGCAAATCGATTCGGGGGCAGGTTCTGGCTGGGGAGCACAAATCCGACAGTGAGGTTGGTAATTTTCAATGACTATCAATGCGAACTCTGTTTTCAAGTGGAGCAACAGATCAAGCAACTTCTCGCCAGTCGAAAGAACCTGGCCCTCTCGGTCAAGCAATGGCCGTTTGACGCCGATTGCAATCCGAACATTCTGACAGAGAGTCCACATAAAGGTGCCTGCAAGGCGTCGCGAGCGGCTGAAGCGGCGGGACTGTTGGGGGGCGAGCAGGCATTCTGGAAAATGCACTTCTGGCTGGTGGAGCATGGCGGGCAGTTTACCGATGCGGCTCTCGATCAGCAGGTGAAGTGGCTCGGCCTCGACCCGGCGCGGTTCCGCGAATCCATGCGCGGCAGGGTTGTCGACAGTCTCTTGCAGGGTGACATTTCCGAAGGGATGGCGTATGGCCTGAAATGGACGCCGATGGTGTTCGTCAACGGCTATGAAGTACAAGGTTGGAATTCCGCGGGTGCACTGCCGGCGGCAATCGACCGCGCGACACAACTGGCGCTGCAAAGCCCACGCTCCAAAGATCGACCAGTGCCGGCTGCCGAGATGCAGCTGCGAGCCTGGCAAGGCCAGCGCGTTCAATCCATCCCTGTCACCAGCGATGACCACACGCGGGGTCCGGCTTCAGCCCCAGCAACGGTAATTGTCTTTGGAGATCTCACCTGTAATTTCCATGCAACCGCCCGGCAGATACTGGCGCAGGCAATCGGTGACTCGTCGCAGGTCCGGATCGTATTCAAGGACTTCCCGCTCGACGGCCGCTGCAATGATCTGGTGACCCGCGAAATCAACCCGAACGGCTGTCTCGCATCGAAGCTCGCTCACGCCACAGGGCTGGTGGCGGGCGAAGACGCATACTGGCGTGCCTATCAATGGATTGTGGACAATCGCGCAACCATTACTTCAGCATCGGTAACCCAACTCGCCACTTTCCTCGGCGTTGCTCAGCTCGATCTGGAGACGGCACTTTCTGACCCGAGAATCGAGGCCCGCATCGCCCGGAATGTCGAGTTGGCCAAGAAGCTGGGTGTCGACAGCTCCCCCACCATCTTTGTCAACGGTCGCAAAGCAGCCGGCTGGCAGACACCCGGCCTGCTTGACAAAGTCCTGTCGGCTGCAATCAACCGCTAATTCGAGACATTTCGATTTTGTCAGGGTCCTGTTAGTTTTTATACTTGACAAACACGGTCCATTATCTATACATTAGCCCGTAAATACTCACACCCGACCTCATTACTTGAGTCATTTCGCCGGGTTGTGCTCCTGAATTCGAGAAGTCCGAACGCAAAAACATTTACCAAACGTACGCCGAGAACCTAAAACACTAACTACTCGCTGAGCTCAAGGAGGGTTCATGCAAAAGTTTAAGTTGCTGTGGAGCGTTCTATGGCTCGCTCTACTCGTGCTCTTTTGTCCGGTTCCGGGCCGGGCAATAACGCACAACGTCAGCATTGTCGATTTTAGCTACACTCCGCCGTTAACCCAGGTGAATTGGGGAGACACGGTCAAATGGACCAACATGGGGGCGTTCGCACACACCGTCACCAGCGATCCCTCCTCCGCAAAAAGCTTCAGCTCCGGCACGTTATTGCCAGGGCAATCATTCTTCGACGTCTTCGTATCGGTCGATGGGATGGGGCCATTCCCGTATCATTGTGACTTTCACATTGACATGAAAGACACCATTATCGTCCGGCCCGGACAGCCGCCCACCGGGGCGTGCTGCCAGCAAGGGGCCGCCGGTCCTTTCTGTTCGCAATTGACGGCCTCCGAGTGCCAGGCTGCAGGCGGCACCTATTTTGGTGACAATGTGCCCTGTTCCCAAGTGAACTGCACGCCGCCGCAGGGAGCCTGTTGCCGTCCCGGCGCACTCTGTTTCATTACCACTGCTTCCCAGTGTCAGGCCGCTGGCGGCACGTATCAAGGGGATGGAACCACCTGTACCCCTGACCCATGCAACCAGCCAGTAGACGGTGCCTGCTGCATTCCGGGTGCCGGTTGCCAGATAATGCCGCAGACGCAGTGTATTGCCAGCGGTGGTAGCTGGTACGGACCTGGCACAACGTGCACACCAGACCCTTGTTCGCCTCCAATCGGTGCGTGCTGCCTGCCCGATGGCACCTGTGCGCAGATGAGCGAACTTGACTGTATTTACAAGAATGGTGCCTGGCAAGGGCCAGGTACTAACTGCGCGACGATCGTCTGCCACCCACCGGTTCGGGGCGCGTGCTGTCTGCCCACCGGCGGATGTGTCATGTTGACACAGGCCGACTGTCTGCAGCAGGGAGGCCAGTACAAAGGGGACGGCGTGCTGTGCAGTCCGCTAATCTGCTTCGATTCGACGGGCGCATGCTGTCTGCCAACGGGTGCCTGTGTGCAGACCACCGCAGATAAGTGTAAAGATGCCAATGGCATCTATTTCGGTAACGGCGTGCCTTGCAGCCCGACACTCTGTCCGGGTGGTGGCAATGAGGTCGGCGCCTGCTGTCTACCGGATGGCACCTGCGTACCGAACCTGCTGCCGTCCGAATGTAAGTATATGCATGGTCTGTTCCTTGGTGTCGGGACAACGTGTGCCGGCGTCGTCTGTCAGCCGCCTCAGGAAGGGGCGTGTTGTCTGCCGAACGGCACGTGCATCCAGACTTTCAAGGACAGCTGCCGGGTGTACCATGGGACATTCTATGGCCCCGGCTCGCCGTGCACGCCGACCCTCTGTCCGCCTCCTCAGAGTGGGGCATGTTGCTTGCCTGACGGTACCTGTATCAACACCACGCCCAAGGGGTGCAAGCTTCGTCACGGGCACTGGCTCGGGTTTGGCACCAACTGTGCGACGGTCGATTGTCCGCCGCAGCCGGATCGGGGCGCCTGCTGCCTGCCGAGCGGTGCGTGCGTGATTATCACATCGGCTCAGTGCAAGGCTCAAGGGGGCGCATATCAAGGCAATGGAACATCCTGTTCGCCGAATCCGTGCGGCAAGCCTAAAGGCGCTTGCTGTCTGCCCAGCGGTGCGTGTGCGATCATGACGGCCCTTGAATGCGAACGTCTACATGGCAAGTACAAGGGGAACGGCACACCGTGTCTGCCCAATACCTGTTTGCCGCATGATCAGGTAGGGGCCTGCTGTCTTCCGAACGGAGCCGGTTGCATAGTTCTACCACCTTCCGCCTGCGCCAGCCTTGGCGGAGCGTTCATGGGGGTAGGTTCGATATGTACAGCGACCACCTGTCCGAATATCGATCCGACCGGCGCCTGCGATCTGCCTGACGGGAGGTGCATCCAGACCACACGTGTGGTTTGCGATGCCGCCTCGGGCATGTACGAAGGGGACGGTACACTTTGTCCGGGAACGCTGACCGGCACACCGTGTTGCATCGGACTCACCGGTAATGTGGACGGCGACGAGGACGATATGACGGATATCTCCGACCTGTCTACGATGGTCGACTTCCTGTTCTTCGGAGGCACCGTATCCGGATGCTTCGAGGAGAACGACGTCGACAACTCCGATTCGGTCGACATCTCCGATCTGTCGGTACTGGTGGACTTCCTGTTCTTCGGCGGGACATTGCCGACCTGTCCGTAGGAACATTGTCTACCGAGACTCCTGGGGAGCTGGTCCGGACGGACCGGCTCCCCTTTTTTAAATCGCGAACGGCTGCCTCACCGGCTGGAAGGCATCAAAACTTATCCATGTCAGACTCGTATCAGAGCGATATGGATTATGTCTCATCATTCAGAAGACACTTGTGTCAATCATCGACAGTTTGTAGGTTTGGCCTTCCTAAATTGAGGAGATGTATAGAATGAAGCAGTTCTGTTTTCGCACGGTTGGCGCAACACTGATAGTGTTCGTACTCACCTTCGGTGTTACCGTTGCCCAAACCAATGAACACGGTTTGGACCGCGCCAACTTCGACACCACCATCAGTCCCTGCACTGACTTCTACCAGTTTGCGAACGGCAGCTGGCTGAAGAACAACCCGATTCCGGCCCAGTACGGCACATGGGGAGCGGGTCACGAGGTATACGAGAGAAATATCGCACTACTACGGAGTATCCTTGAAGAGGCTGCCACAACGGCAGGGGCTTCAAAAGGGAGCATCACCCAGAAACTGGGTGATTTTTATTCGACTGCAATGGACAGTGCTCGCATCGAAGCGGATGCTGCCAAGCCGCTGCAGGCAGAGTTCGCTGCATTGGATGCCCTCAAGACCGGTCAGGATATCCAGAAACTAGTGGCCGGTTATCATGCCGGAGGGCAGACATTCTTGTTCGGTATCGGTTCTGATCAGGACATGAAGAACAGCACCGAGGTCATTGCCTATGCGACGCAAGGCGGCCTTGGGCTGCCAGACCGCGATTACTACACCCGCGATGACGATGAGTCCAAACAACTGCGCGAAAAATACGTGGCCCATGTCTCTAAGATGCTCCAGTTGCTGGGTGACAGTCCCGCCGATGCGGCGGCCCACGCCGAACGCATAATGGTGCTGGAGACCCGTCTGGCCAAGGCGTCATTGACAAATGTGGAGCAGCGTGACCCGAACAGCTGGTACAACATGGTATCGGTGGTTGATGCCGACAAAGCCACGCCGCATTTTGCCTGGTCATACTATTTCTCGACTATAGGCCTCCCGGAGGTGCAGAAGTTCTCGTTCGCTCATCCCAAATTCTTTGCGGCAATGGATTCTCTGATTACGGAATTGCCGATCGATGACTGGAAGCAGTATTTCCGTTGGCATCTGGTGCACGACGCGGCGCCGCAACTGAGTTCCGATTTCGTGAACGAGAATTTTGCGTTCTACGGAACAGCACTGGCTGGTACCAAAGAACTGCGCCCTCGGTGGAAGCGTGTGCTGACGGCCGCCGACAACACGCTGGGCGAGGCACTCGGCCAGGCCTACGTCGCCAAGGCGTTCCCACCCAAGTCGAAAGCACGGGCGATTGAAATGGTGAATAATCTGCGCGAGGCGCTCAAGGCGCGCATCCAGGCGCTCGATTGGATGAGCGACTCGACCAAGGCCCTGGCCCAGAAGAAGCTCGCGGCCTTCACGGCGAAAATCGGTTATCCCGAGAAATGGCGTGACTACTCCGGCCTCGAGATCGACAAGTCATCGTACTATGCCAACATGCGCCGGGGTGAGGCATTCGAGCTGCACCGGCAGATCGCTAAGATCGGCAAACCGGTCGACCGCACCGAGTGGGGCATGACACCACAGACGGTCAATGCATACTACAATCCACTCATGAATGAGATAGTCTTCCCTGCCGGCATTCTGCAACCGCCGATGTTTGACGGTGAAGTTGACGATGCCGTCAATTACGGCGCCATGGGTTCGGTGATAGGACACGAGATGACACATGGTTTCGACGACCAGGGAAGCCAGTTCGACGCCGAAGGAAATCTGAAGAACTGGTGGACGGAAAAAGACCTCGCCGAGTTCAAGAATCGGACACAGCGGCTGGTGGCGCAATACGGGGCATACGTGGCGATCGATAGCCTGCATGTGAACGGCGAGTTGACGTTGGGTGAGAATATTGCGGACCTCGGCGGCGTGCTGATAGCATACGACGCACTCAAGATGGCGCTCAAGGGGAAGCCAGTCGAAAAGATCGACGGTTTCACGCCGCAGCAACGGTTCTTCCTGTCATTCGCACAGAGCTGGCGTGAGAATTATCGCCCGGAATCGCTCAAGCTGCAGGTGAACACCGACCCGCATTCACCGACCAACTTCCGCACCGATGGTCCCTTGTACAATGTCCCGGCATTCAAAGAGGCTTTCGATTGCGAGGCCGGATCCAAAATGGTTAACGCGGACCTTGTGAATATCTGGTAAGGCTGCGGCGTTTGGCGCCTCCGCGCACACGCAAATAACTTCGAATACAAGAGGGCGGTCGCCAGTTGCGACCGCCCTCTTCTTCTGGTCTTCCGGACGGTGGGACTGATTCTGTATCAGTCACCGTGGGGTCGGCGGTCCGGGAGGAGGAGGCAGCGTTTTCGGCTCGGACTTCAGTTTCTCCGCGACATATTGAATGGCCCGGTCCAGTTGGTCGTCGGAGCCCCGGGCCTCACGGTCCGGCAGATTATCGACCTCCATGTCCGGTGATACGCCTACGTTCTCCATCACCCACTGGCTCTTCATATTGTAGGTAGAGAATTCGGGAACGGTGTAGTATCCGCCGTCGATGAGTTCATCCATGCCTCTGATGCCGACAACTCCGCCCCAGGTCCGCTTCCCCATGAGCGGGCCAAGTTTGTATTCACGGAAGCAGTACGGGAAGATATCTCCATCGGAGGTCGAGAACTGATTCATGAGCGTGATCATGTGGGCATAGGGTGCGTCGCCCGGATCAGGACCGGCAGCAAAATTGCGCGAGTACCCCATACCAACCACTTCGCGCCGGAGCCGTTCGAGCACGAGTCCCGACACGAACCCGCCACCGTTGTATCTCACATCGATGATGAGGCCGGGCTTGCGCAACTGGCCGAAATACATCTTGGCAAATCGGACCAATCCGTAGCTTCCCATGTCGGGGATATGCAGATAACCGATCTGGCCATGCGAGACGGAATCGACGTATTTTCGATTCTTCTCAACCCAGTTGAAATACCGAAGGTTTTCCTCCGAAGCGATCGGCTTGACAGTAACCTCGCGAGCTCCTTTCAAACCGGGTGAGCTGTTCAATGTCAGCGTCATCTGCTTGCCGACGGTGTGTTCGGTGAGCGAGTATGGATCGATGTCTGCCGTCAATTCCTGGCCGTTGATGGCAAGAAGATAATCCCCCTCTTTCACCTCTATACCCGGGTCTCGGAGCGGAGAGCGAAGTTCAGGGTCCCAGTTCTCTCCTTCGAGAATATGCGCGAGGCGAAGCCGTTTGCTCGCCGGATCGACCGCAAAGTCGACTCCCAGTAATCCAATGTCGCTAGACGGTACTTTCGGTTTCTCGCCGCCACCGACATAAGTGTGCGAACAACAGAGTTCGCCGACCATCTCCCCCAGCACGTACGTGAAGTCGTACCGGTTGATGACATACGGTATAAGCGGTGCATACTTGTCGTGCATTTTCTGCCAGTCAACGCCGTGCATGTGCTCATCGTAGAAATAATCCCGATACCGGCGCCATACCTGGTTGAACATCTGGGAGAACTCACTCTCATGGTCGACCTTCATCTCCATCCGGCTCAGGTCGAGTTTCTTGTCCTCAAGGTCAGCTTTCTCACCTTCAGCGGACACGACATAGAAGTTGTTGTCTTTCTTGATCAGGAGGTTCTTCTGATCGGCCGACAAGGCGTAACTCTCGATGCCACTCAGGAAGGCGAAATTCTTCTTTTTGGCAATGTCATATTTGTTGAGTATTCGATCTGGCTGACCAATATTGCCCACCATCCCCCGCACCGGATTTCCCAAGTAGAAAATACCGCCGGGCACAGCCATGAGACCGTTGTAATTACCTGCGGGCAGATCGATCGCAACCTGTCGCTCATATATTCCGTCAAAATCGACCTTAACTTTGACAGGTCCGGTCTTGGGTTTATCTTCTCCCTCCTTCCCGGTTTTCCCCTTGTCCGACATCTTCTTAGCTGTGTCCACCTTAACCTCTACTTCATCACTTTTGGGGCGGAACGGACTCAGACTGTCGGCATTCAGCACAATAAGATACAGATCGTCAATAGATGTGTTGATGTATTCGAACTCATACGCGCCCAGGACCGGATTAAAATTCCGCTCGGATATGAAATACAGGTACTGGCCGTTGGGGTCAAACGCAGGGCCGTAATCGTTGGTCCAGCTGGGTGTCAATTGGTGGAGTGTGTTGTTGTCGAAAGCAAACGTGAAGATGGTCCGGATACCGTTGTCCAATACTTTGGAGTATGCCAGGAACCGGCTGTCCGGAGACCAGGCCATGTCTCTGATCTCATTTCGCGTGGCTTTATCGATCTGTACGGTCTGCTTCGTGGCTACCGCGACGACGTACAAGCGAAGGCTCTTGTCGGAAAACGCGAGTTTCTTCGAATCGGGGGACCATACCGCACCATATCGATGGCTGTCGCCACCGGTGATGAGCTGCACCGATTCCTTGCCGTCTTGAGACGTGATGTAGAACTCATCCTCGCCGGATTTGTCGGATATGTACGCCACCCACTTGCCGTCGGGCGACCAGACCGGATTCATGTCATTTGCAGACGAACTCAGTGTCAGATTCCTGGTGTTTCCTTCCTTGGCCGGGACAGTGAATATGTCGCCTCGCGCCGCAAAAACCGCCCGCTTACCGTCGGGCGAAATGTCGAAGTCAGTAACGCACTCCGAGACATTCTGGAACTCTGTACGCACCGTGTTGCGATCCGTAATTAGGGATATCTCGATTTTATGTATCTCTTCCGAGGGGAGGTCCATAACGTACAGAAAACCGCCGCTCTCGAAAACAATGCCATTATCCCCCAGGGATGGCCAGCGGACATCGTAATCGGTATAGTTGGTGACCTGTCGAGTTTGGCCGGAGTTCATTTCGTAGCAGTACAGGTTGAGACGCCCGGTGCGATCGGAATTGAAATATATACGCTCGCCAAACCACATCGGCATGTTGTCAGTCCCCTCCCAATCGGTTATCTTTTGATTGGCGTAGGTGGTGAGGTCAAAAATCCAGACATCCTGCGCCATTCCCCCTTTGTAGCGTTTCCAGGTGCGAAAGTCGCGATAGACAGGACAGTAGGCCACTTTCTTTCCGTCCGGCGACAGGCTGGTGAAACCGGCTGTGGCCATTGGCAACGGTTCCGACATCCCACTAGCCACGCTCACCAGATAGGCACGGCCATCCCACCAATTCATGGACTCTTTGCGCGACCGATATAGCACCTTATCCCCCGCCTTCGACCAACCCATAACCACGTTTTCCGGGCCGAAGCGCTCGGACGTATTCTGAAGTCCCGGATGATAGGTGAGTCGCTTCGGCTCGCCGCCGGCGACCGGTATGACGTAGACGGAGAAATCGCCATCGTATTGGCCGGTGAAGGCGATGTGCTTGCCGTCTGGTGAAAATCGTGGGAACATCTCGAGTCCTTCGTGGCTGGTTAACCGTGTGGCCTGTCCACCGGTGCGAGCCGCGACATAGATATCGCCTCCATACGAAAACGCTACTTGATTCCCGTTTACGGTCGGGAAGCGAAGCAGCCGCGCTTCCTCGGCGTTGAGCGTCAACGCCAGAAGCACCAACACTGACAGTAGCGCTGCTATGTTCCTCATACAATCCTCGCGTATATCATGGGATGATCGATAATTGAGTTCAGATACAATAGACTAATCCGATGGGGCGGAATCTGTGAGAACGATGGGACGGTGTTCATACGGGTCAAGGGTAATACGAATACACTGCGAGTCCCCATCTCGTCATAGACGAAAAGCCAGGGATGAAGTTTCAAGATTCACCAGTTGACTAACCTGCCGCCGATCACGTATTGTGTCCCAGAAGGACGTCACACCGGCCAAGGCATCAAAGTATGTCTGAATTTCGCCAGAATCAAGCAACCAAGGAATGGGTGATCATGGCGCCCGAACGCGGCAAGCGCCCGTCGGATCTTCGCAAACAGCAGCCGCAGCGCGCACCGATCCCGGAATTCCGCGATGATTGCCCCTTCTGCCCCGGACACGAAGAAGCCACCGATGAAGCGGTATACGTTCAGCCTGTCGAGGGGCAGTGGGCCGTTCGTGTCGTGCCGAACAAGTATGCCGCACTCCAGCCCCATCTGGCAGCAACTCGATCGCATGTGGGTCGATTTCTGGCCGCCAAGGGGTTTGGGATCGCGGAGGTGGTGATCGAGCACCCTAAACACCATGTGACCATTGCCACCATGGCGACGACGGAGGTTCAGGAAGTCCTTCGTGCGTACCGCCAGCGCCAGAGGGCACTGAGCAAAAACGACAAGATCAATCTGGTTTCGGTCTTCCGAAACCATGGTGCGCAGGCCGGTACATCATTGGAGCACCCG
Coding sequences within it:
- a CDS encoding M13 family metallopeptidase gives rise to the protein MKQFCFRTVGATLIVFVLTFGVTVAQTNEHGLDRANFDTTISPCTDFYQFANGSWLKNNPIPAQYGTWGAGHEVYERNIALLRSILEEAATTAGASKGSITQKLGDFYSTAMDSARIEADAAKPLQAEFAALDALKTGQDIQKLVAGYHAGGQTFLFGIGSDQDMKNSTEVIAYATQGGLGLPDRDYYTRDDDESKQLREKYVAHVSKMLQLLGDSPADAAAHAERIMVLETRLAKASLTNVEQRDPNSWYNMVSVVDADKATPHFAWSYYFSTIGLPEVQKFSFAHPKFFAAMDSLITELPIDDWKQYFRWHLVHDAAPQLSSDFVNENFAFYGTALAGTKELRPRWKRVLTAADNTLGEALGQAYVAKAFPPKSKARAIEMVNNLREALKARIQALDWMSDSTKALAQKKLAAFTAKIGYPEKWRDYSGLEIDKSSYYANMRRGEAFELHRQIAKIGKPVDRTEWGMTPQTVNAYYNPLMNEIVFPAGILQPPMFDGEVDDAVNYGAMGSVIGHEMTHGFDDQGSQFDAEGNLKNWWTEKDLAEFKNRTQRLVAQYGAYVAIDSLHVNGELTLGENIADLGGVLIAYDALKMALKGKPVEKIDGFTPQQRFFLSFAQSWRENYRPESLKLQVNTDPHSPTNFRTDGPLYNVPAFKEAFDCEAGSKMVNADLVNIW
- a CDS encoding thrombospondin type 3 repeat-containing protein — protein: MKQRLMVVLLTGCLIAGLVAASIVEAVAGQPKTGDASAMNAKGLRLDAIPSHKIEGGPITLPVGLPLEQVPKADAEAAKQLAPHQGGENIASATVIPSMPYSDTGHTTGYLNDYQEDVCRGAGISTQPDVVYSYTPSSAELVTIDLCASSYNTNVWVYRTTADTLVGCNRFNSTLCVGLRSAMADVRMEAGITYYIVVDGDHIAPGSGDYSMSCTAVPAPPMVPAQTIHPTLGDAGNGSLMLGYEEKLQNDTTLVWAGSGDDGMTFPTAGAFTATGYPTYPAIDFWGHDSIFYGTEVGPTQESGGGRVYLTEIPNATNGTIWSQSYWNWNTYGWNTARAADVACDTSGEFNQRPGEYAFGIVSWVANTTYPTPDLLAAPHILYEIDTTIAGYATISWYSVSGCKTTAVDIDKVTTLLYAVYDRLNDTTNLWELLIRRDLFSNFNDETQSGMVMYEMGVDTSVTNPAVAAHGGQIAIVTELGTTAAPNDHDIICWHHTGSFYDSLETSIVAATAADERYPRISHVGGNKFACTYISGNQLYLSTSCDGGATWSMPAVVSGADIVVPEYHASDIGEQGQKVIWEYYSNLPTDSAISLHFAETNIAFDTDGDCVDDPSDNCPAMANPLQEDGDADGVGDLCDNCPVDPNPNQADTDQDGIGDVCDGCCLVLTGNVDGDTGDLVDISDLSAMVDYLFFSGSISSCFEENDVDKSASVDISDLSVLVDFLFFSGALPTCP
- a CDS encoding thioredoxin domain-containing protein; this translates as MSRFLIGTLLLLGALTASGLLTARHIWALAVAGCGSDGGCDWAVRGPYSKVLGVPVAHLGLAYFAAILYLWFDRRRMDAGGVVRWVARGGVAVSLAFIGIMFLAGRWCPWCLVVHAANVGWWLLIEIGERGRDSARPTSRLAMGLAALLFALTIATTQALYFREQMASQSAAHRAALESIARMSQPLSQTPVDSVDRPAAVVTDTTTSHQTTKTANRFGGRFWLGSTNPTVRLVIFNDYQCELCFQVEQQIKQLLASRKNLALSVKQWPFDADCNPNILTESPHKGACKASRAAEAAGLLGGEQAFWKMHFWLVEHGGQFTDAALDQQVKWLGLDPARFRESMRGRVVDSLLQGDISEGMAYGLKWTPMVFVNGYEVQGWNSAGALPAAIDRATQLALQSPRSKDRPVPAAEMQLRAWQGQRVQSIPVTSDDHTRGPASAPATVIVFGDLTCNFHATARQILAQAIGDSSQVRIVFKDFPLDGRCNDLVTREINPNGCLASKLAHATGLVAGEDAYWRAYQWIVDNRATITSASVTQLATFLGVAQLDLETALSDPRIEARIARNVELAKKLGVDSSPTIFVNGRKAAGWQTPGLLDKVLSAAINR